In a genomic window of Cuculus canorus isolate bCucCan1 chromosome Z, bCucCan1.pri, whole genome shotgun sequence:
- the FST gene encoding follistatin, translating into MLNHRSHPGMLLLLMFLCHFMEDHTVQAGNCWLRQARNGRCQVLYKTDLSKECCKSGCLTTSWTEENVNDNTLFKWMIFNGGAPNCIPCKETCKNVDCGPGKKCKMNKKNKPRCVCALDCSNITWKGPVCGLDGKTYRNECALLKARCKEQPELEVQYQGKCKKTCRDVLCPGSSTCVFDQTNNAYCVICNQICPEPTSSEQYLCGNDSITYASACHLKKPTCLLGRSIGLAYEGKCIKAKSCEDIQCSAGKKCLWDFKVGRGRCALCDELCPENKSDEAVCASDNTTYPSECAMKEAACSMGVLLEVKHSGSCNSINEDPEDEEEDEDQDYSFPISSILEW; encoded by the exons ATGTTAAATCACAGAAGCCACCCGGGCATGCTCTTACTCCTGATGTTTCTGTGCCACTTCATGGAAGATCACACAGTGCAGG CTGGGAACTGCTGGCTCCGGCAGGCACGGAACGGCCGCTGCCAGGTCCTCTACAAAACCGACCTCAGCAAGGAGTGCTGCAAGTCCGGCTGCCTGACAACTTCGTGGACGGAAGAGAATGTCAACGACAACACGCTTTTTAAGTGGATGATTTTTAATGGGGGAGCCCCAAACTGCATCCCGTGCAAAG AAACATGCAAGAATGTGGACTGTGGACCCGggaagaaatgtaaaatgaacAAGAAGAACAAGCCTCGGTGTGTTTGTGCTCTGGATTGCTCTAATATCACTTGGAAGGGCCCCGTGTGTGGCTTAGATGGGAAAACCTACAGGAACGAGTGTGCCCTTCTCAAAGCCAGATGTAAAGAACAGCCCGAACTTGAAGTCCAGTATCAGGGCAAATGCAAAA AGACCTGTAGGGATGTTTTATGCCCAGGCAGCTCCACATGTGTGTTTGATCAAACTAATAATGCCTACTGTGTGATATGTAATCAAATTTGCCCAGAGCCTACCTCCTCTGAACAGTATCTCTGCGGGAATGACAGCATAACTTACGCCAGTGCCTGCCACCTGAAGAAACCAACCTGCCTACTGGGCAGATCCATTGGATTAGCCTATGAAGGAAAATGCATCA AAGCCAAATCCTGTGAAGACATTCAGTGCAGTGCTGGGAAGAAGTGCTTGTGGGATTTTAAGGTTGGGAGAGGTCGTTGTGCCCTCTGCGATGAGTTATGCCCTGAAAACAAGTCAGACGAGGCTGTCTGTGCCAGCGATAACACAACTTACCCAAGCGAGTGTGCCATGAAAGAGGCAGCCTGCTCTATGGGTGTGCTTCTAGAAGTAAAGCACTCCGGATCTTGCAACT CCATTAATGAAGACCCagaagatgaagaggaagatgaagacCAGGACTACAGCTTTCCTATATCTTCCATTCTAGAGTGGTAA